A genomic segment from Mucilaginibacter terrenus encodes:
- a CDS encoding shikimate dehydrogenase family protein yields the protein MKKYGLIGYPLSHSFSKKYFTEKFDNEKIVDTVYDLYPLEQLKDLTPLLKSNPMLCGLNVTIPHKTAVLPYLDWIEHDAKTAGAVNCIRIISQSPVSVAFSGEVGILGDDLRLEGYNTDIHGFERSLSPLLTGDHDKALILGDGGAARAVKCVLENKGIKFKSVTRKSAEDHILFHDLTADMVSEYKLIINTTPLGTYPNVDECPPIPYEAIGSDHLLYDLVYNPAETMFLAKGAERKATTKNGYEMLVLQAEKAWEIWNSKE from the coding sequence ATGAAAAAATACGGACTTATCGGTTATCCGCTGTCGCACTCCTTTTCTAAAAAGTACTTTACCGAAAAGTTCGACAATGAAAAGATCGTGGACACGGTTTATGACCTTTACCCATTAGAGCAACTTAAAGACTTAACACCACTGTTAAAAAGCAATCCGATGCTCTGCGGGCTAAATGTTACTATTCCGCATAAAACAGCTGTACTGCCGTACCTGGACTGGATAGAGCACGACGCGAAAACAGCGGGCGCGGTAAACTGCATCCGCATAATAAGCCAAAGTCCCGTGTCCGTTGCTTTTTCAGGGGAAGTGGGTATACTTGGAGACGACCTGCGCCTGGAAGGTTACAACACAGACATACATGGGTTTGAACGCTCGTTAAGCCCGCTGCTGACAGGCGATCATGATAAAGCGCTTATACTTGGCGACGGCGGCGCTGCAAGGGCCGTAAAGTGTGTACTGGAAAATAAGGGTATCAAGTTTAAATCTGTTACGCGTAAGTCGGCTGAGGACCATATTTTATTTCATGATCTTACAGCTGATATGGTATCCGAGTACAAACTCATCATCAACACCACGCCACTGGGCACTTACCCTAATGTAGACGAGTGCCCGCCAATACCTTACGAGGCAATTGGGTCAGACCATTTGTTGTATGACCTTGTTTATAACCCCGCTGAAACAATGTTCCTGGCTAAGGGAGCCGAACGCAAGGCGACCACCAAGAATGGTTATGAGATGCTGGTACTACAGGCCGAAAAAGCATGGGAAATATGGAACTCAAAAGAATAA
- a CDS encoding tetratricopeptide repeat-containing hybrid sensor histidine kinase/response regulator → MTPSPASDLETINQLLDEAYGNRIHNLKYSVKLANQALQHSRRIGDKPLTGKSLNLLSLFYMIQGAHKRSVNMAKEAIKLFEELQDEQGVADAKYSIAGVYYKTDNYHLGLICLFDCLSIYRKFNDYHNQARTLKSLGTIYEYFGDPKNAIKSYEASIDAARKVKDLNLVSNAYNPLSGIYLNQGKADKALRIIQDSIAIKAKTGDIRGLAFALYGRGKIYTFNGRLHEAEQDFSNAIEIHLNAGEKLGLGMAYQKMGELYIAMNRLDKAKAFLQKGLDFSNQYNIAIVRFKCNFLLYQISKQENDTAKSLEYLELYLHQKEAVINTQTLKVIENYELIVKMESMEKEAKLQKEKAAIVEKQKRAEEAARIKQEFLSTMSHEIRTPLNAVTTITSMITARSAYDSELMESLKAASNNLLLVINDILDFTKLDSGKVEIDNRACMFTELMEHVVKTYRALAQRKGIELVLDADASLAECYELDETKLSQILSNLISNAVKYTDRGQVTLQVKKTQTTGDTDTIHFVVADTGTGIPEEYFDEIFESFSQPKAITTRKHGGSGLGLAIVKKLTALYNSTVNVKSKVGEGSELSFEITLKRAQIPGRLKPMNTEGLKGKTVLLAEDNMINAMVARKLLSNWGIESEHAVNGLEAVEKAGRKVFDFILMDIHMPEMNGFDATEQIRQQQNPNNTTPVFALTADITAEGNSEYKDYFSGFLRKPIEIDRLYTALLQAQAV, encoded by the coding sequence GGGCGCACAAGCGCTCGGTAAACATGGCTAAAGAAGCAATTAAACTGTTTGAAGAGTTGCAGGATGAGCAAGGTGTTGCTGACGCCAAGTACAGCATTGCAGGTGTTTATTACAAGACAGATAATTATCACCTGGGGCTGATTTGCCTGTTCGACTGCCTTAGCATCTACCGTAAGTTTAATGACTACCATAACCAGGCGCGCACGCTTAAATCGTTGGGTACTATTTATGAATATTTTGGCGATCCAAAAAATGCAATCAAATCCTACGAAGCTTCTATAGATGCAGCCAGGAAGGTGAAGGATCTTAACCTGGTATCTAACGCGTATAACCCCTTATCGGGCATTTACCTTAACCAAGGCAAAGCTGATAAAGCACTTCGGATTATACAAGACTCCATTGCTATCAAAGCAAAAACAGGCGACATTCGCGGGCTGGCTTTTGCGTTGTACGGACGCGGCAAAATATACACCTTCAACGGTCGGCTGCATGAGGCCGAGCAGGACTTTAGCAACGCCATTGAAATACACCTTAATGCCGGCGAAAAGCTGGGATTGGGTATGGCTTACCAAAAAATGGGCGAGCTGTATATAGCAATGAACAGGTTAGACAAAGCAAAGGCATTCTTGCAAAAAGGCCTTGATTTTAGTAACCAGTACAACATTGCTATAGTCCGTTTTAAATGCAACTTCCTGCTGTACCAAATAAGCAAACAGGAGAACGACACCGCTAAGTCGCTGGAGTACCTGGAACTTTACCTGCATCAGAAGGAAGCGGTAATTAATACCCAAACGCTTAAAGTTATTGAGAACTATGAACTGATTGTGAAGATGGAGTCCATGGAGAAAGAGGCGAAACTCCAAAAAGAAAAAGCTGCCATTGTTGAAAAGCAGAAAAGGGCGGAGGAAGCCGCCCGCATAAAGCAGGAGTTCCTTTCTACCATGAGTCACGAGATACGTACACCGCTAAACGCAGTAACTACTATCACCTCTATGATTACAGCGCGCTCCGCTTACGACAGCGAATTGATGGAGTCGCTAAAGGCAGCATCCAACAACTTACTGCTGGTAATAAATGACATACTGGACTTCACCAAGCTGGACTCCGGCAAAGTAGAGATAGACAACCGGGCATGTATGTTTACAGAGCTGATGGAACATGTTGTAAAAACATATCGGGCCCTTGCTCAACGAAAAGGGATAGAGTTAGTGCTGGATGCAGATGCATCCCTGGCAGAATGCTATGAACTTGACGAAACGAAATTGTCGCAGATTTTAAGCAACCTTATCAGCAATGCTGTTAAATATACCGACCGTGGCCAAGTAACACTGCAGGTAAAGAAGACACAAACGACAGGCGATACTGACACCATCCATTTCGTAGTTGCAGATACGGGCACAGGCATACCCGAGGAATACTTTGATGAGATATTTGAAAGTTTTTCTCAGCCTAAAGCTATTACCACCCGCAAGCACGGCGGATCAGGGCTTGGGCTGGCCATTGTTAAAAAGCTTACTGCGTTATACAACAGCACCGTTAACGTAAAAAGCAAGGTTGGCGAGGGCTCTGAACTTTCTTTCGAGATCACGTTGAAACGGGCCCAGATTCCCGGCAGGTTAAAGCCCATGAACACCGAGGGGTTAAAAGGAAAAACTGTACTGTTGGCCGAAGATAACATGATAAACGCCATGGTGGCCCGCAAGCTGCTTAGCAACTGGGGGATAGAATCTGAACATGCTGTTAACGGCTTAGAAGCTGTAGAGAAAGCCGGACGAAAAGTGTTCGACTTTATTTTGATGGATATTCACATGCCCGAAATGAACGGTTTCGATGCCACAGAGCAAATTCGCCAGCAACAGAACCCCAATAATACTACACCTGTCTTTGCCCTTACTGCAGATATTACCGCTGAAGGAAACTCTGAATACAAAGATTATTTTAGCGGCTTCCTGCGCAAGCCTATAGAAATTGACCGCCTTTATACTGCCTTGTTACAAGCGCAGGCTGTTTAA
- the gldD gene encoding gliding motility lipoprotein GldD has protein sequence MKLTSYVLPFAAALLLSACGGEPDYSPKPRGFFRIYYPKKDYIAYEQGCPFTFQYPKYGQIEPNKAKDAKPCWQNIQFKDFNATLHLSYEPIKSKQEFNELVEDAHKLSFKHTVKATSIDEARIAYPDRKVYGIYYTIDGNAASSAQFFLTDSTKHYLRGALYFNSEPRLDSIQPVLTFLKKDVDVMIRSFKWK, from the coding sequence ATGAAGCTCACGAGTTATGTATTGCCATTTGCTGCTGCACTATTGCTTAGTGCATGCGGGGGAGAACCGGATTACTCACCAAAGCCGCGTGGATTCTTCAGGATATACTACCCTAAAAAGGATTATATAGCTTATGAGCAAGGATGCCCCTTCACGTTCCAATACCCTAAATACGGGCAGATAGAACCAAACAAAGCTAAAGATGCTAAACCCTGCTGGCAAAACATCCAGTTTAAAGACTTCAACGCCACATTGCACCTAAGCTACGAGCCTATAAAATCCAAACAGGAGTTTAATGAGTTGGTGGAGGATGCCCATAAGCTCAGCTTTAAGCATACAGTAAAAGCAACTTCTATAGACGAGGCGCGCATTGCCTACCCTGATCGTAAGGTTTATGGCATTTACTATACTATTGATGGTAATGCAGCTTCATCCGCGCAGTTCTTCCTTACCGACAGTACTAAGCATTATTTGCGTGGTGCCCTTTACTTCAATTCCGAGCCGCGGCTGGACTCGATACAGCCTGTATTAACCTTCCTGAAGAAGGACGTGGATGTGATGATCAGGAGCTTTAAGTGGAAGTAA